The Longimicrobium sp. genomic interval GGCGGAGGAGCTGGGGACGGTGCGAGAGGTGGTGGTCCGCACCCTCCGCTCCCTGCGCGACCAGGGCGTGATCCGCGCCGAACCGCGCGGCGCGCTCACCGTGCTGGACGCGGCGCGGCTCGCGGAACTGGCGAACACCTGAGCAGGCGGACATGGCGGGTGATGGAAGCGCGCGGCTGTTCGTCGCCGTGCCGATGACGGACGAGGCGCGCCGCGCGGTGCAGGCCCACCTGCGGACGGCGGCGCCCGAGGGGTTGCCGGGGCGGGCGGTGGCAGCGGACAACTGGCACCTGACGCTGCGCTTCCTGGGTGCCAGCACGCCGGCGCAACGGCGAGGAATGGCGGATGCGCTCGCCGCGGCGGAACTGGGCTCGGCGTTCGCCATCCGCTTCGGCGGATTGGGCGCGTTCCCGCGGCCCCGGAGCGCGCGAGTGGTGTGGATGGGCATCACGGAGGGCGTGGTGCGGCTGCAGGAGCTGGCGCACATCGCGGAGCAGGCGGCGCGCACCCACGGGTACGCGGCGGAGGAGAAGCCGTATCGCCCGCACCTGACACTCAGCCGCATCCAGCCCAACCGCGACGTGAGCCGCTTGGTGGAGTCCGTTCCCGCGCTGGAGCTGGAGATGCCGGTGCGCGAGATCGTCATCTACCAGAGTCACCTGGGTGGCGGCCCCGCGCGCTACGAAGCAGTGGAACGCTTCCCGCTCGTGAACTGATGGATGTAAAGCGAAATCGCTTTCAATTCAGGATGTAAAGCGGATTCGCTTGACAAGCGCCAAGGCAAGTCCTAAAGCTTAACAGGTCCGGACTTCCCGCCCCCCGGCCTGAGTCACGATGAACTTTCGACCCGACCAACAAGCTCCTGGCAACCACTGCGTCGCGCTCATCAGCGACGTGGTGGATTCGCGCGGGCACGCGGACCGTTCCGCGCTCCAGGAGCAATTGACCGCCCTCGTCGCGGCGCTGAACGAGCAACACGAACCAGCGCTTCTCGCCCGGTTCACCATTAGCCGCGGAGACGAGATCCAGGCGCTGCTCAAGCGAGCCGAGCCGATTCCCGACATCGTGTGGTTTGCGGGTGACTTCCTGGGACCCACGACGATGCGCTTCGGATTCGGGTTGGGACCCCTCGACACCCCGCTGCGCACACTCCCGACCGAAACGGACGGCCCGGCCTGGTGGTTCGCCCGCGACGCACTGAAAACCGCAGCAGAGAGCAACCGGACCGGAGGGATGTTCGCGGGCTTCGGCGACGACGATGTCGTGCTCACGGCAATGTCTACGCTGCTGGACCACATACGCGGCAGATTCACCACCCGGCAGCGCCAGGTCGCGCGGCTGCTCCGGGAAGGACACGGGGCCGTCCACATCGGCAACATCCTTGGAATTACGCGGCAAGCCGTTTACCATCATGCGCGGGGAGCCGGC includes:
- a CDS encoding SatD family protein; the encoded protein is MNFRPDQQAPGNHCVALISDVVDSRGHADRSALQEQLTALVAALNEQHEPALLARFTISRGDEIQALLKRAEPIPDIVWFAGDFLGPTTMRFGFGLGPLDTPLRTLPTETDGPAWWFARDALKTAAESNRTGGMFAGFGDDDVVLTAMSTLLDHIRGRFTTRQRQVARLLREGHGAVHIGNILGITRQAVYHHARGAGWAPYSEGEAAWRAILRKYDWSCDWEMADGAARRRR
- the thpR gene encoding RNA 2',3'-cyclic phosphodiesterase, with product MAGDGSARLFVAVPMTDEARRAVQAHLRTAAPEGLPGRAVAADNWHLTLRFLGASTPAQRRGMADALAAAELGSAFAIRFGGLGAFPRPRSARVVWMGITEGVVRLQELAHIAEQAARTHGYAAEEKPYRPHLTLSRIQPNRDVSRLVESVPALELEMPVREIVIYQSHLGGGPARYEAVERFPLVN